The DNA region GGTTATTCTCGTCTAGAGCTCGGCATTGAAAGACACAGTATTCATGGTAAATTTAACATCTGGGACCATTCTTAAGCTGAATGTGGCCATAACCAGTTATCAAAGTACTGTGTTTTAGTAAACTTTGACAAAAATAAGCTTGTTTTTCAAGTAAACCAACGATGAATACCAACACTAGATCtggatattaaaaaatatctttggtTTCTTATTACCGAAATGAAATAAGGAGGCAATTACTGTTCTCTGAGGTAGAGGGAGAAGGCAAATCTTTATGTACTTGTTCTCTCGGTTGACAGTCCTCTAAAATTAGGCTTCATTTCTGTTTGTGTGATTGCTCAGATTTTCTGTTACTAGGGCTTAGTGACTTTATGAAGAAGTTTTTTCAAGGGGGAGTTAACATGTTAAAACTGTTAGTCACAATAATTTTGGGGATGTTTTGAGAAAAAACTCatattgcatatttattttgcaGCTATCCAGGCAGAATTGCTGAAAGTCAAACAAAAGataaaggcacagaaagataaagagaagGCAGTATATGCAAAAATGTTTGCTTAGTAAGgaatcaattttgtttattgtgTGATTGtataaatgcaataagaaaatttaaaggtTTTTGTTTATCAATACGATCcctaatgtttctttttatacCTCAGTTCCTCATTGTTTACAGTTTAGGAGTACTGATAGGGGTTCATGCTTAATAAACATGTTACAATACAGTAAgtaaagtatttttttgtttgtttctttggagacagagtctcgctctgtcacccaggctggagtgtagtggtgcgatcttggctcactgcaacctccgtctcccggcttcaagtgattcttctgcctcagcttcctgagtagctgggactaaaggtgtgtgccaccaagcctggctaatttttgtatttttagaacagTGGGTTTTTACCATAtaggttaggctggtcttgaactcctgacctcatgatctgcccgcctcggcctcccaaagtgctgagattataggcgtgagcgacCACACCGAGCTAagtgaaatgctttttaaaatggttATCTGCATTATTCATGAGGGATAATGGTGTTCAGTCTGATTTTAAACTTGTAAAGGCACATCTTGTTGAATAAAGAGATGAAAGCTTAAGTTTGTATATTGTTGCCTTCAATTCTTTAATGTATCTGTGGTTGGATGATGCTAGGTTTTCATACTTATAGATAATACATCCACATACTACACAAAACTTGTTCAGGGGTGGGCATATTTTTTCTGCAAGGGCCAGATCATAAAGTTTTTAGGTTTTGTGGAACATGTAATTTGTTACACCCACTCAACTCTGAGGTTGTAACTCAAAATCAGCCGTAGACGATATATAACCAATGGGTATGGCTGTGTTTTCAATAAAACTTCATTCATAAGTGGTGAATGGTTCCTGGCCCCTGgtctagaatatatatatattcatttttgtatttgaataCTTTACTTTGGCAAGTCAAATGTAAAGTCCAGTAGTGAATTTTGCTCTTGGAACTGAATCTCTGAAGAACTGAAGAGGTAGGAAGATGCTGCATTCTTATTATAAaggttaaaagaaataatttttttatgggACAATCTTAGATATAGTATAAAATTTTTACTTGATCGTTTTGTGACTGTTCAGTAATATACAGAAAGATATTTTGACATGTTAATCTCTAAACATTTTAAGTTAGCTTGCCATACTTTAAAGAAACTGGTTAGTTGCAGTTTACATTCCATTGTAAGCAGGTCCTCCTCCACCTTCAGGTACCACCCAGTTAATATTCTGACTTGGATCTTTAATATCACATGTTTTACAATGCACACAGTTCTGAGCATTTATCTGTAACCGAAATCCATCACTTTGTTCCATGGGTACAAATTCATACACtcctataaagtaaaaataagtaatattgAAGTGCCTAATTTTAAAAACGTTTTAAATTCAAAAGTAGAAATTTAAGAGTAGCCACAGAAGCCTTAAAGGTTGCTTTCTGAATGCTTACCCATAGAGAATATTATGAAGACCTTGGTACATTGCTATTGATGTGAGTATAAATTACATGTACATAATAAAAGAAGGTACAGCAGTATTTGGCTGAGTAGTCTCACTGTCGAGGGTACTTGACACTCAGTGTTTGAGTTCCACACAGCATCGATTTATTTCACAGTAGTCCTTTCTTATTCATGGGGACAAGTTCCAAGATCCCCAGTAGATGCCTGAAAGCTCAGGTAGTACCCAACTTAGGCTGTCagaacacatttctgttcatatctttcacccacaaATGTGATGCCTTTTCCAGCTTAAGGAAGCACTTGCCACACTCTGGCCATAACTTCTACAGTTCGAGGTCCAACAGCAAAACtagcacaaatttctttttcctccctcacaCTTGCACAGAAGATATGGTCTTACCGTAGACCTTAGCAACCTCAGtataggatttttttctctttatagagaactttctccttttcacttaaaggaagcacttatGGCATTTCTGAATTgtcagcatcactactcttgtgtTGTGGGgacattattaagtaaaataagggttattGAACACAAGCATGATACTGTGACAGTCAATCTGATGATAACCAAGATGGCTACCAAGTGACAATGAGCTGGTTGCATATACAGTGTGAATACGCTGGACAAAGGGGTAATTCACATCCAGGGTGGGACAAGCCAGGAtggcacacaatttaaaacttaatgGGCACAATTTAAGACttagaaattatttgtttctggaattttcttatttttagaccGTGGGTGTCTAGGGGTAAGAGGACCCTGATCGTACAACTAAAAAAACAAGTTAGATCCAGTCCTTAGTAACCTCAGCAAGTTAAAAACCTACTGTAATGACAAAAGCCAAAAGACCAATCACACTACAGCTTCTTTTGTGAATGTACTAGTTTTCAAGTATCTGAATACTATTGTTTTACCATGTCATTTGAGACCTGGTTCCTACTACTGTAATTTCAGTTGAAAGCTCAGCACTAAAAAAAAAGTCACGGTGAATTTCAAGTTTGGGAGCATTCCTTGGAATGAACGTGACCATAACCTGCTATTCTAGCATATTcactcaaataaatacatatgagcTGCCATGATagaaatgactttaaaaagtcACATGAACATGCGAAGAGTATTTTATGTTCAAGAATCTTCATCTTAGTCTGTGCATagacaaagtttttttttccttgagaaatgTCATCTGAACTAGACTTAACAAAAATTAACACCAGTAGTTAAAATTTCCTAAAGGAAGCTGGATGAAGAGTCATTTACAATTTCTAAGCAATGGAAGGAGATaacagaaatcattttttaaaagaacaaaatcatattCCTAAAATGGATAGAGCAAATACTTAGGAATAGATGGAAATCATTACCTGCAGGACAGAATCGCTGCTCGGGCCCATCATATATCGACAGATTTCTATTTACAGGTATACTGTCATCCCTTAAGGTTAAATGTGCCGGCTGGTCATGTTCATGATTAGTACCACTCAGAGCCACAGATGACAAGAGGTCAAAACTGATCTGCCCATCGGGTTTTGGATACTCAATAGGTGTGCAATCCTTGGCTGGCTTGAGCTGTTCAGAGTCAGAACCTTCAACAATTTTGAGGGAGATgcttaacaaaatataattttgaagtaCTTTCTTAAGCCTCTTTTTATAAAAGCTTTAAAGTATTACACCAATAATTACTAGTCTTAGacactaaatttataatttctctaagtaagtttaaaacattaaaatgatcaCTTTCTCTACTAATTAATGGATCCCATTCATGAATTTTTAACACTCATACTCTCAAATATGTTTGAATTACCTTTATGTTTCAGAGTCCATGGCTCCATTCCTCTCAATATCCAGTAAAATATTCCAGTGTAAATCATCCCTCCATATACACCCAGTATTCCGTGGCAGGATGGTCTAATATTTCTAACAGCATATAGCTCTTTCCAAACCCATGATTTCTTCAAGTTGTCCTCATATTCAGTTACATGGAgtccttttattaaaaacatgaaattttaaGTGTGAAACTGCCCAGATGTGCATAAAATGTGCCAATATATTTTGCTACTTTGATACCTGAtgagtgattttgtttttcagttttttttctttctgagacagggtcttgctctgtcacccaggttggagtacagtggcatgatcacagttcactgcaacctccacctcccagattcaagccatcctcccacctcagcttcctgaggagctcagaccacaggcacatgccaccatgccctgcaatttttggatttttgataGAGGGtttcgctatattgcccaggctggtcttgaactcctgggctcaagtgatatgcccgccttggcctaaagtgctgggatcacagacatgagctactgcacctggttGATGAATcttaggtaattttaaaaaatatgatccaTACTTTCATGTATAAATGTTGGCATCTTCCAAAAAGATAACCATTAGATAAAGATGTTATTAATAGGCAATAAGGCATTTGATTTCTTATATTGGTAAATGGGAAAGTAGTTTCAAATTTTAGTGACACCGAGAAGCTTTACAATAAAAAGTTCGGCtggggacggtggctcatgcctgtaatctcagcactatgggaggccaaggtgggcagatcacgaggtcaggatattgagaccattctggctaaaatgatgaaaccctgtctctattaaaaatacaaaaaagtagctgggcatggtggtgtgtgcgtgtagtctcagctactcaggaggctgaggcaggagaatcacttgaatccgggaggtggaggttgcagtgagctgagatggtgctattgcactccagcctgggtgacagtgagaccctgtttctcaaaacaaaaacaaacccaccaCTTCATAGAATTTTATGTGAGCTAATGCAAGTGGAATACTtccaacagtgcctggcatgtggtaTGCTCCATATATGTGTACTGTCATCTGATGAATCATAAGCAATATAAATAAACTgctacataaagaaaaaagacacagagtTGGTCAGGGTGAGGATGAAGGCACAGATTGAAGTTATACTGCCAGAAAGCCTACAGCTATAGAAGCTAGGACATTCAAGAAAGGGTTAATCTGTAGAGATTTCAGAGTATGGTCCCGTAaccaccttgatttcagacctgTGGCTTACAGAACTTGGGAGTGaatagtttctgttgttttaagccacccaatttgtGGTATTTTTTATGGTAGCCCTAGGAAATCAACAATACCTAAAACTTGGTGCATACACTTAATATTTAAGAAGACAAAGCGGTTCCCTATGGCCTTTGGTGACTCCACATGACTACTTTTTCCAGTTATGGTTTCCTATCTGACTCCTTTTCTTCAGGCTTTAACGCTCAATCTAGTCTTTGGTGATATAATGGCTCCAGTATTATCTATGTGTGGTACTATATGCACATGATAAAGTTACAGTATGGCTGGTGGTCCAACAAGGAATGATACTTGATAATTAGAAAAAACTGCCCAGCCACTACACTCCACGTTGGCTATTCCATTCTCCCTGAAGTGCCCTCTGCCCTTTCTATTTTCCCTTTCATCTCCCCATGCGAGGCCTCCGATCCTACAAAGATATTTGAAGGCATAACCTGGTTACATACCTCTGACTAGAAGAACATTTACTGGGGATTCTAATTATGACCCATTTATCAAGTATCTATGGAGTCGCTACTGTGTGTCAGGCGTTTAGAATTCACAGTAAGCAACACCCCTAGACTTTTGGAGTTTTCATCCAAGTGGCAGGAGACAAAAAGTTGATAAGTAAATTACATAATGTACCAAAAGGTGGAAAACGCACTAGAAAGGCCATGCAGGGGAACTGGGTGTGTGTTGTGAGTTAATTGGTGTGGTCAAGAGAGGGCCTCTGTGAGTGCTATTTAAACAAAGGCCAAGAGAACAAAGGAGCCAGACGTGAGCAAAGACCATGATATGCGAGTGCTTGGCATGTTCCAGGAACTGTGAagaagccagtgtggctggaattGGTAAAGAATCTTCTTAGATTAAGGGTTTACTGAGATGTAAGTGCCAGCTGTTTCTCTCCATCATGGCAGACAAGTCATATGCCTATACTTACAAAGCTTGCTAAAATAAATAGATAGCTAATTCTGCCTTCTGCAAAGCTGTTCTATTGATACGTCAGTATTTGGGAGGTATCTTAATTGTATATGTTACATGTATGCAATATAAATGCAGTACAGTCATATTTGTAATAGTTTCTAGCTAGGTGGGATACCACtggtaactttttctttttttttgagatgaaattttgctcttgttgtccaggctggagtgcaatggcatgatctcggctcactaccacttccacctcccaggttcaagtgattctcctgcctcagcctcccaagtagctgggatcacaggtgcctgccaccatatccagctaattttttttgtatttttagtagacatggggtttcaccatgttggccaggatggtctggagctcttgacctcagatgatccacccgccttggcctcccaaagtgctgggattacaggcatgagccactgcaccggctacCAAGTggtacttttctacttttttggtgTGAATAAAACGGAACATGGTAGTAAAAAAATCACTGACTGTAATTATTGAGACAGGTCATGCAGTTTTCTCTGCATAGCATGCATCATAATACTTCTATAAAGTGACAGATACCAATCTTTTAATGTCAATGGAAATAGACATAACCCggcaattttctttcttatccttTAAGCAGTAATTTCTTACCTATTGTCTTTGATTGGAGATTTTCACTAGTTAGTTGATTAAAAATAGATTCTGCTGCCAAAATTCCACTTTTCATTGCTGTGTGAGTACCTTTGATCTTGGGAACATTCATGAAACCAGGACTACAACCAATTAGTAAACCACCAGGAAAGGTGAGTTTTGGTATAGACTGAGGAAAGAAAGATTCAGAATACATTTGTTAGCTCAAATTAAGTAAGCACAACAGAATACTCCAaattagtcttttttattttttgagatggagtctcactctgttgccagtctggagtgcagtggcttgatcccggctcactgcaacctcctcctccctggttcaagcggttctcctgcctcagcttcccaagtagctgggactacaggcacatgccagcatgcccagctaatttttgtattttttagtaaagacaaggtttcaccatgttggccagaacagtcttgatctcttgaccttgtgatccgcccgcctcggcctcccaaagtgctgggattacaggcatgagccattgcacccagccccaaatgATTCTTAAAGTCTTCTAGAGCTATGAGGAaaggttgaaaaataaataacatgaaaatgaATTGAGCAAAGGAATAAAACAGCAAGGGCAGTTTTCTTCTCCTGCCCTAAGAGTGAGGATTAGGACTATTACTATTTTCCTgtgagagtttttctttttctcactgacTTACATGGGACAGACTCAGGACTGAAGCATCGATATGTTTcaaatagaatgttttatttacACATATCCATGTCATAGTTAGAATATTCTCTATACCTGAATGCTGTTCTCTAAATTGTGATTTGcttgcaaatgaaaaccacaatgagatatcatttcaccctagttagaatggttattatcaaaaagacaaaaaatatgctggtgaggatgtggggaaaagaaAACTCTCATGCattattggtgggaatataaattagtccaACAATTAGGGAAAACAGTTTAGAGGTTCCTAAAAAAgctacaaatagaactaccatatgacccagcaatcccactatggggtatatatccaaaagaaagcaaGTCAGTATgtggaagagatatctgcactctcctatttattgcagcactattcacaataattgtcaagatatggaatcaaaccaagtgtccatcaacagatgaatggatcaagaaaacatgatatatatgtatatatatatacatatatataaatacacacacacacacacacacacacagaatggaatgttattcagccataagaatgaatgaaatattgtcatctgtgacaacatggatgagcctggaagaCACTGTGTTAGtcaagcacagaaagataaatattctatattctcactcatgtggaAGCTTAAAAAGTTGATCTTATGGAAGTGAAAAGTAGAACAGTGCCTACTAGATGATGGGAAGGGTAGAAAGAGATTGCAGGGGATATGGAGAGATTGGTTAATGAATACAGAAacacagctagataggaggagtAAGTTCTACTGTTCTATAGCACTGAAGAGTGActataataaagaataatttactatttttttcaaataactagAAGAAAAGATTTCAAATGttaccaacacaaagaaatgataaaagtttgagatgatggatacactaattaccctgatttgatcactaaACATTATGcatatgtatcaaaatatgacATTGTACCCTTTCTCCCCTCAAAATTAAGTGGACCTGAGAATTTCAAAgggtatattaaaaaaaacctgtGATTTGCTTTTACATGCATTCTGGGTAATACAAGGCTTTCAAAGCATACTGTATACTCTCTTTATGTCTGTTTGACAGCTAGGGATAGAAATCTATGCTCTAATCATGGCCTCACTGCAACTAGCTACTACCCTACACAATATATTTTGGTTAACTTAAGGACAAActgaatttccaaaataaaatttaagacaatTCTTTGGACCTTAGTAtaatttctgattaaaaaaaactgtaataaagGATGGGATTTTTTCAGTTCAGACAATAAATGTCTATATGTATCCCTCAATATGGCAACTGAACTATAAATTATTTGCATCAGAAAATGTAGTctatagtttgaaaaaaaaaaaagggagagccAAGCAGCATTGTTCCTTCCAcattccatatttttttcctctctgaggACTTCCTAAAGCCAGCCATGAGGTCTTTGCTGAGAAAATGGTGAGTGGTATGTTTGGCTGAGGGTACTGAGAGGGACTCAGAGGTGGGGGCTAACAGGAAAACTATTGACATCAACTGCAAAAGAGACATGGTGAGCACTCTATGGCCACAGCTCTCATCAATGATAAAATTCTGTGAGGGAAAGGTGGTGAAAAGCAAAACTAGGGGGCAGAAGGAATGCTGGTAAGAGAGAAGAATCAGGGCCCTGGTCCTTTCACAGTATATGTAAGGAATGAATTTATGACTCTGGTTCTCACCCAAACTCAATAATAGGACCACTTAGATAAAAGAGCATTAAATCAGGACCACAGAGCAGACAATGGGGAGTAAGTGCTATCTGGAAATGCTGAAAACAGATATAGATTAGGGACTTGGATAACCACAAGGCTTTGCTCAAATAAGGCTGTGGCTTTGTTGACACCAACTTTAATTCAAGAACCAGAAGAATGTGAAATTTAATAAAAGGATATAGATTATGAGTACAAGTTCTTCCAAAATAGCTGCTTAAATcctaagaataaaaatgttatgcccaaggaaaatatatgtttttaagttttaggAGGACCCCACGTTGGGTGGGCTGGGTTACTGGCAGCTATGCACCTTGTCTGGGACATTCATTAAACTAGGGCTACAAGTAATCCACTAGGAAAGATGAGTTCTGGTATAGGCTGAAGAAAAACGCTAGACAATATTTGTTAgctccaaataaacaaaattcaaagTTTCGAATTGttgcctcttctttttctttacctAAAGGAGAGCCACTAGCACGGTATCCTTTCCCTCTCACTCTCCCTAAGGAGGGAAAAACAATCATAAATGCTGAATGGCAGTTGCAGCAAAGCAACATCAAGAGGCCGCAGCATCCCGCTCTGGAGAGGACACCGCCTCTCCTCGCTCCTCCTCGTGGTTTCCATGCTTTGCTACACCTTCAGAGAAACTTCTCAAGTATTGAACTACAGAAATGACCCCTCAAAGCAGTCTTTGCCTTTTAAGGTCTTCAAAAccttaaattaaataaatttctgaatCTCTGGccaacaaaatcagaaaattctGGTGAAAAGTGTgggggggggaaggggaggggacagTCATCTCCTCCTGACAATTTGCAAGTAACTTGACATGTTTGACATGCCTAAGTACACAGGGTAgatggttttaaataaaaatctgtgtGTACTATTGGATATACTGAAacctttataaattacaaagAGATTAGATTGTCGGTATCTATTAgggacattatttttaaaagtttaataggTTCAAATATAGTTatgtaattcaataaatatttctatccAAGGAATTACTACtctagaaacaaaaaacaatctcATGAGAAGTAGTCTCATGACAGACTTTGGGGACAGTGTTATTTTAAGATTCTAGTGATTATGTTTATAATGTAGCTATGGTTTTACTTGAGTTTATGAAATACTATTACAGTAATAAAGTATTTAGAACCTCACTTTTAAAGATAAGTCAATTTATCCTCCCCAAATTTTCCTATTATGTTACttttacaataattaaaaaaaaaaagaaatccaatttCTAAGATAGTCCTAGATTCCTAGAATATTAAAGACAGAGGgatcatctttattttacagatgatctCTCAAGGCCAGAAAAGTTAAGGAACTTGCTCCAAATAATTTGGTGTAAGCTTTAGGGCAGATTTTCAGATCATCTTACCTGTATGATAACATTTCCACAAGTATTAACAGCTTTTATGACAGCTACTAGGTcttatttcattgtttaattaatatatactgaataaattacataatatttattttgaatgaacataaaataggaaaattaaagtAAAAGCTTAACAGAAGTAACCTGAAAGGCATGAATGTTACTAGGTagttggaatgaatgaatgatgtttGCTGAAAACTAAATTTGCCTTTGAGTTTCCTGGTAGCTaaggaataaagagaaatattatggattacagtttttattttctggtcAAAACAACTAACAAACAAAACGTCCATGAAtgtatatctagatatatatatatttcccaccCCCCCACCGAGATGGAGTTTTaactgctgctcaggctggagtgcagtagcacaatcttggctcactgtaacctccacctccccggctcaagtgattctcctgtttcagcctcctgagtaggtgggaccacagacactcatcaccatgcctggctaatctttctattttttgtagagatggggtttcgtcatgttgtccaggcagactgcccaagcaatctgcctgcctaggacttccaaagtggtgggattacagacatgagccactctgcccagcctaaTCTATTCTTAAAACTAAATTCATGGTATAATTTAAGTATTGTGtgacacagttttaaaaatggcTATATACTTTTCTTATCCCTATgagataattttattctttatctaaATTTGTTACATTATATGTTCAATTCTGAATTTATAACACagtatttaggaaaataaaagttggaagaattaCCTGAAAGCCACCTTCATTGAGAGCTCTGGCTCCGTATGCAATCCTTTTTCCACCTTCCAGGGTTGGCCGAATGCTAGGATGGTGTTTCCACCTCTGGAACTCTCTAAATGGACTCAGGTAGGGATTTTGATAGTCTAGACCAACcttaaaaatttatgttaaattaggcatttttatttcaaattaaatcaAGCTAAAATGTGAGTAATGTTTATCAGAAAACATGTATATTAAATTTCTTGTACTCAAAGTATTTGGAGCACTAGGTACAGTAAtccaaatttaaattaaaaattatataaaatctgtttgaaaaacaaatgataaagaaaaGGATAGCATGTATATATTATCATCAGAATTATGAAAATTTAGAACATATTAAACTCTGGAATTCTAAGTCcaaattagaaaaacatattctatcatgaaattagaaaacaaaaatgaacatcagcaacaaaaaaaaaattagaaaaatatctgtAGGTAAGCACCTCAGATTATGTTTCTACAAAAGGAGTTGTAATGATATGTAATTTATTAATCAATACCAACTTGAAATAAACTAATAATCTATACTACAGTACTActgaggcaaaaataaagaaaaaggatgtAAACTACActtagaaaagaagaggaaaagaaatatagaagGTTACATTTTATAAGGCATtaccaaagtgttgaaattaatcacttctttttcctttga from Callithrix jacchus isolate 240 chromosome 3, calJac240_pri, whole genome shotgun sequence includes:
- the ETFDH gene encoding electron transfer flavoprotein-ubiquinone oxidoreductase, mitochondrial isoform X2 → MERFAEEADVVIVGAGPAGLSAAVRLKQLAAAHEKDIRVCLVEKAAQIGAHTLSGACLDPSAFKELFPDWKEKGAPLNTPVTEDRFGILTEKYRIPVPILPGLPMNNHGNYIVRLGHLVSWMGEQAEALGVEVYPGYAAAEVLFHDDGSVKGIATNDVGIQKDGAPKATFERGLELHAKVTIFAEGCHGHLAKQLYKKFDLRANCEPQTYGIGLKELWVIDEKKWKPGRVDHTVGWPLDRHTYGGSFLYHLNEREPLVALGLVVGLDYQNPYLSPFREFQRWKHHPSIRPTLEGGKRIAYGARALNEGGFQSIPKLTFPGGLLIGCSPGFMNVPKIKGTHTAMKSGILAAESIFNQLTSENLQSKTIGLHVTEYEDNLKKSWVWKELYAVRNIRPSCHGILGVYGGMIYTGIFYWILRGMEPWTLKHKGSDSEQLKPAKDCTPIEYPKPDGQISFDLLSSVALSGTNHEHDQPAHLTLRDDSIPVNRNLSIYDGPEQRFCPAGVYEFVPMEQSDGFRLQINAQNCVHCKTCDIKDPSQNINWVVPEGGGGPAYNGM